AAAGACTGATGATCACAATACAGAACAATTCAAGGCCTTGCAATGAGGTCCAGTTAGCATGCTGTTCGCTAGGGCAGGAAGACAGCATGTTTGCTTGTAGAGTTGCACTTAGAAATGCGCTTCCTTGCTCCAAGATGTTGAATTTGGACAATCATTACTCATCTTCTCTGCTGGATAGCTGCTGCTGATCCACCAACATGTACAGTAGCTTTGCATTTCAGTTGTATATTGACTCCTATGTTCTTTTGGCACATCAGGTCTCCCAGATGTGAGGGAGCGGACTCTCATCGCCATAAAGCCGGACGGAGTCCAGCGCCGCCTTGTTGGACAGATCATCCAGCGGTTCGAGCAGCGAGGTTTCAAATTGGTCGGGCTGAAGATGCTGCAGGTAAATAAGCTCTGTGTGTTGACTGTGTGAAGAAAACGCCCTCTTTCTAACTCCTAACTCCAGCTGTATTTGCTGCGAAGGCGTCTCAGGATGTCCTGTCCGAGCACTACTGCAACCTGAGGACCAAGCCGTTCTACGGCAGTCTGCTGCGCTACATGACCTCTGGACCCCTGGTTGTGATGGTGAAGGCTTCCCTCCTTCTCTGCCCGGCTTTGGGCTCCTTGCAGTTTTTACATTGTGTTTGCTTCATCTCGCACTTGCTTATCAGTCCGCTGCAATGCATGAGCGGTGCTTTTATCTATGTTTAGGTATGGGAAGGGCATAACGTCGTTCAGACATCACGGACTATGGTGGGAAACACTAACCCGGCTGAGGCTCAGGCAGGAACCGTCAGA
The DNA window shown above is from Xiphophorus couchianus chromosome 16, X_couchianus-1.0, whole genome shotgun sequence and carries:
- the nme4 gene encoding nucleoside diphosphate kinase, mitochondrial isoform X3 translates to MLQASQDVLSEHYCNLRTKPFYGSLLRYMTSGPLVVMVWEGHNVVQTSRTMVGNTNPAEAQAGTVRGDFSIHVSRNVVHASDSVEGAKKEIQLWFQTKDLLDWDSWDQTSTGDV
- the nme4 gene encoding nucleoside diphosphate kinase, mitochondrial isoform X2; amino-acid sequence: MWMCVWQQKMPKGLPDVRERTLIAIKPDGVQRRLVGQIIQRFEQRGFKLVGLKMLQASQDVLSEHYCNLRTKPFYGSLLRYMTSGPLVVMVWEGHNVVQTSRTMVGNTNPAEAQAGTVRGDFSIHVSRNVVHASDSVEGAKKEIQLWFQTKDLLDWDSWDQTSTGDV